The Cucumis melo cultivar AY chromosome 6, USDA_Cmelo_AY_1.0, whole genome shotgun sequence genome includes a region encoding these proteins:
- the LOC103490864 gene encoding nudix hydrolase 8-like, translating to MDMSLLEPKSVVSSPFSSFRHQVQRFSRCSSCIGRFSRASYSNGVPNKAYCSGAVSSIGQDKLPAEGFTHQINGTNGLSSNLFSRDCRLLDAVDDQYDGIVIDPNGLPSNPVVFSSNLRFSLSHWKKKGKKGVWLKLLVEQSELIPIALKAGFQYHHAEPEYLMLTYWIPDGPCMLPANASHHVGVGGFVLNDRNEVLVVQEKYCSPAFANFWKIPTGFIVEKEEIYTGVTREVKEETGIETEFIEVIAFRHAHNIAFEKSDLFFVCMLRPLSTEIIVDDLEIQAAKWMPLAEFVEQSLVKEDVMFKKIIDICIARLDKYYCGLNVHQLVSKFDGKLSSLYYNTIDGEDLTCTGK from the exons ATGGATATGTCGTTGTTGGAACCTAAATCTGTGGTTTCTTCACCATTTTCAAGCTTCAGACACCAAGTTCAGAGGTTTTCTAGGTGCTCTTCTTGTATAG GGAGATTTTCCAGGGCTTCTTATTCAAATGGTGTGCCAAATAAGGCATACTGTAGTGGAGCTGTTAGTTCAATTGGTCAGGATAAACTACCAGCTGAAGGTTTTACTCATCAGATAAATGGAACTAATGGATTGAGTTCAAATCTGTTTTCAAGAGATTGTAGATTGTTAGATGCAGTTGATGATCAATATGATGGAATTGTCATTGATCCGAATGGATTGCCTTCAAATCCGGTTGTCTTTTCGTCCAATCTTCGTTTCTCTCTTTCCCATTGGAAAAAGAAG GGAAAGAAGGGAGTTTGGCTTAAGTTGCTAGTCGAACAGTCGGAGCTAATCCCTATCGCCCTAAAG GCAGGATTTCAGTACCATCATGCTGAGCCAGAGTACTTGATGTTAACTTATTGGATACCCGATGGACCCTGCATGCTTCCTGCAAATGCTTCGCATCACGTCGGGGTTGGAGGATTCGTCCTCAATGACAGAAACGAG GTCTTGGTAGTGCAAGAAAAATACTGTTCTCCAGCATTTGCTAATTTTTGGAAAATACCAACTGGTTTCATTGTTGAG AAGGAAGAGATCTATACAGGAGTTACTAGAGAAGTTAAGGAGGAAACTGGT ATTGAGACTGAGTTTATTGAAGTCATAGCTTTCAG GCATGCTCACAACATAGCGTTCGAGAAGTCAGATTTGTTCTTCGTCTGCATGCTTAGACCTTTATCGACTGAGATTATTGTTGACGATCTCGAAATTCAAGCAGCAAAG TGGATGCCTTTAGCTGAATTTGTGGAGCAATCTCTTGTAAAAGAAGATGTGATGTTTAAGAAGATTATCGACATCTGCATCGCCCGATTAGATAAATATTATTGTGGCTTAAACGTTCATCAACTCGTCTCGAAATTTGATGGTAAACTGTCGTCGCTTTACTACAATACTATCGACGGAGAAGATCTAACATGTACCGGAAAGTGA